Proteins found in one Bacillus marinisedimentorum genomic segment:
- the opp3b gene encoding oligopeptide ABC transporter permease has translation MGRYILGRVGYMLLTLLIIATFTFFLMQTLPGSPFNNEEKLSESQRERLYEKYGLNDPVPVQYVKYMGNLVQGDLGESFQYDGRSVNSIIGSRIGASAFLGGQAVIFGTVLGLLMGIISALNHNTFWDYGTMVIAVLGISIPSFVFAGLLQYWVGVKLQWLPVAFWDGYEYTILPTISLGVFVVAQIARFMRTEMLEVLGQDYITTAKAKGISRSAVVIKHTIRNAMIPVITILGPMTVALMTGSLVIENIFGVPGLGEQFVKSITTNDYPVIMGITLFFSVLFIGIVLIVDILYGVIDPRIRLAGGKKA, from the coding sequence ATGGGACGATATATTCTCGGAAGGGTTGGCTATATGCTACTGACCCTGTTAATAATTGCAACATTTACATTCTTTTTGATGCAAACTTTACCGGGATCACCATTCAACAATGAGGAGAAACTATCAGAATCACAAAGAGAGAGGCTTTACGAGAAATACGGATTGAATGATCCGGTTCCTGTACAATACGTCAAGTATATGGGGAATCTAGTGCAGGGAGATTTAGGGGAATCATTCCAATATGACGGACGCAGCGTCAACAGTATTATTGGATCCCGAATTGGAGCCTCCGCTTTTCTGGGCGGGCAGGCCGTCATATTCGGTACAGTTCTAGGATTGCTGATGGGAATCATATCAGCGCTCAACCACAATACTTTTTGGGATTACGGGACAATGGTCATTGCCGTGCTCGGTATTTCCATACCATCGTTTGTTTTCGCAGGGCTTCTGCAATACTGGGTCGGCGTTAAGCTGCAATGGCTGCCGGTGGCTTTTTGGGATGGATATGAATATACGATATTGCCGACGATTTCACTGGGAGTGTTCGTTGTAGCCCAGATTGCCCGTTTTATGAGGACCGAAATGCTTGAAGTTCTTGGACAGGACTACATTACAACCGCAAAAGCGAAAGGCATCAGCAGATCAGCTGTTGTCATTAAACATACAATCAGGAATGCGATGATTCCAGTTATCACCATTTTAGGCCCGATGACTGTTGCCCTGATGACCGGTTCACTCGTAATTGAAAACATTTTTGGTGTGCCGGGGCTTGGTGAGCAGTTCGTTAAATCTATCACTACCAATGATTACCCTGTAATTATGGGGATTACACTCTTTTTCAGTGTTTTATTTATCGGCATCGTGCTAATTGTCGATATACTCTACGGAGTTATTGATCCACGTATTCGCCTGGCGGGAGGGAAAAAAGCATGA
- a CDS encoding peptide ABC transporter substrate-binding protein codes for MKKKLSIFFVLVLALSMFLAACGGGNEGATNENEGNENESSENATGGEGEGGEAKPDEEQVLNLLESAEIPSMDPITATDQVSFIVMNNVFEGLYRLGPDNKPVPGVAKDYEKDGTKYTFTLNENAKWSDGSQVTAQDFEYAWKRALSPDTLAEYAYIMGDLKNANKIMDEESDLYGKVEELGVKAVDEKTLEVELENDVPYFLGLTSFGTFMPLKKDYVEEQGKNYALEADTMLYNGPFVLSEWNHEQNWKYEKNDQYWDKEAVKLDEINVNVIKDTATAVNLFETGKTDRAALSAEYVDQYKDTENYVTTPDAAVYFLRLNQKNEALANVDIRKAISMGWDKKGLTDVILNNGSTPADYLVPKDFVSGPDGEDFRAENGDMLSHDADKAKEHFEKGLEALGQDSLELELLNYDSENSKKVGEYLKNQLEKNLPGLTVSIKAQPFKQKLDLETKGDYDFSFAGWGPDYQDPMTFIDMFVTDGAHNQMAYSNEEYDKLVEEAKTDLSDLEARWDKLQEAERILLEEDAAIAPMYQRGNAHLMKTYVKDWVKHPFGGDYSFKWTYISGKN; via the coding sequence ATGAAGAAAAAGCTGTCAATTTTCTTCGTGCTTGTTCTTGCGCTCAGCATGTTCCTAGCAGCTTGCGGAGGCGGCAATGAAGGAGCAACTAACGAGAACGAAGGAAACGAAAACGAATCATCAGAAAACGCAACAGGCGGTGAAGGAGAAGGCGGCGAAGCGAAGCCGGATGAAGAGCAGGTCTTGAACCTACTTGAAAGTGCCGAAATCCCGTCAATGGATCCGATCACTGCAACTGACCAGGTGTCTTTTATTGTAATGAACAACGTATTTGAAGGACTTTACCGTCTTGGCCCGGACAACAAACCGGTTCCAGGCGTTGCTAAAGATTATGAAAAAGATGGAACAAAATACACTTTCACGCTTAACGAAAATGCAAAATGGAGTGACGGTTCACAGGTAACCGCACAAGATTTCGAGTATGCATGGAAGCGTGCGCTCAGCCCTGATACACTTGCAGAATATGCATACATCATGGGTGACCTTAAAAACGCCAACAAAATCATGGATGAAGAAAGTGATTTGTATGGCAAAGTCGAAGAGCTTGGCGTAAAAGCTGTTGACGAAAAAACTCTTGAAGTTGAGCTTGAAAACGATGTTCCTTACTTCCTCGGATTGACTTCTTTCGGCACATTCATGCCGCTTAAGAAAGATTACGTTGAAGAACAGGGCAAGAACTATGCGCTTGAAGCGGACACAATGCTGTACAACGGTCCTTTCGTACTTTCCGAATGGAACCATGAACAGAACTGGAAGTATGAAAAGAACGACCAGTACTGGGATAAAGAAGCTGTTAAGCTTGATGAAATCAACGTAAATGTAATTAAGGATACAGCAACAGCGGTCAACCTGTTTGAAACTGGCAAAACTGACCGTGCAGCCCTTAGTGCGGAATATGTAGACCAGTATAAGGATACAGAAAACTATGTCACGACTCCTGATGCTGCCGTTTACTTCCTGCGCCTGAACCAGAAGAACGAGGCTCTTGCCAATGTTGATATCCGCAAAGCAATCAGCATGGGCTGGGATAAAAAAGGTTTGACAGACGTTATCTTGAACAACGGTTCTACACCTGCGGACTATCTTGTACCGAAAGATTTTGTTTCCGGTCCGGATGGTGAAGATTTCCGTGCTGAAAATGGCGACATGCTGTCCCATGATGCTGACAAGGCAAAAGAACACTTTGAAAAAGGTCTTGAAGCACTTGGACAGGATAGCCTTGAACTAGAACTGCTCAACTATGACAGTGAAAACTCCAAGAAGGTCGGCGAATACCTGAAGAACCAGCTTGAAAAGAATCTTCCAGGCTTGACCGTGTCCATCAAAGCTCAACCGTTCAAGCAGAAGCTAGACCTTGAAACAAAAGGCGACTATGACTTCTCATTCGCTGGATGGGGCCCTGACTATCAGGATCCGATGACTTTCATCGACATGTTCGTGACAGACGGAGCACATAACCAGATGGCGTATTCAAACGAAGAATATGACAAGCTGGTAGAAGAAGCGAAAACTGATCTTTCTGACCTAGAAGCTCGCTGGGATAAACTTCAGGAAGCAGAAAGAATTCTTCTTGAAGAAGATGCTGCAATCGCTCCAATGTACCAGAGAGGTAACGCCCACCTGATGAAGACTTATGTCAAGGACTGGGTGAAGCATCCATTCGGCGGTGACTACAGCTTCAAGTGGACATATATTTCTGGTAAAAACTAA
- a CDS encoding DUF3899 domain-containing protein: protein MIGSAAVGILLSFLFRGPSLSVTIVNTIFMMSLFLLMTGGSMLILEGGMFNGIMKSFKSFRNKSSKANRYAAEFDDYDNDEENPAYSFRLTMPFLISGTVLFVLTIIVSYFV from the coding sequence ATGATAGGATCTGCCGCGGTAGGAATCTTATTGTCCTTCCTTTTCAGGGGGCCTTCATTATCCGTTACTATTGTAAATACGATTTTCATGATGTCACTTTTTCTTTTAATGACCGGCGGTTCAATGCTTATCCTGGAGGGCGGAATGTTCAACGGCATAATGAAGAGCTTCAAGTCTTTTCGCAATAAAAGCTCGAAAGCGAACCGCTATGCGGCGGAATTTGATGATTATGACAATGACGAAGAGAACCCGGCGTACAGCTTTCGATTAACAATGCCATTCCTGATCTCAGGGACCGTTCTTTTTGTCCTTACGATTATTGTTTCCTATTTCGTATAA
- the trpS gene encoding tryptophan--tRNA ligase, with protein sequence MSVIFSGIQPSGSLTLGNYLGALNHFVKYQEEDDCFFCIVDEHAITVPQDRLKLRENIRSLAALYIASGIDPEKSTLFIQSDVPAHTQLGWMLQCVTYIGELHRMTQFKDKSAGKEAVSAGLLTYPPLMAADILLYNTDIVPVGDDQKQHLELTRDIADRFNRKYNDIFTIPEPQIAKVGARIMSLVNPEKKMSKSDENVKATIFLLDDEKQIEKKIKSAVTDSEGVIKYDKENKPGVSNLMTILSLCSGKSLEEIETHYAEKGYGEFKADVARAVIATLKPIQERYYEIVESAELDEILDRGAEKANRIAGKTLQKAKNAMGLGRKPKNRR encoded by the coding sequence ATGTCTGTTATTTTTTCCGGCATACAGCCGAGTGGCTCGCTTACACTAGGGAACTATTTAGGCGCGCTGAATCATTTTGTCAAATACCAGGAAGAGGATGACTGCTTTTTCTGCATCGTGGATGAACATGCGATCACCGTACCGCAGGACCGGCTAAAGCTTCGCGAAAACATCCGCAGTCTTGCTGCACTTTACATTGCATCAGGCATCGATCCCGAAAAGTCCACACTGTTCATCCAATCGGATGTCCCGGCCCATACCCAGCTGGGATGGATGCTCCAGTGTGTCACCTATATCGGCGAACTTCATCGCATGACGCAGTTCAAAGATAAATCGGCCGGCAAAGAAGCCGTGTCTGCCGGCTTGCTCACTTACCCGCCGCTTATGGCCGCCGATATCCTGCTTTACAATACGGATATCGTCCCGGTCGGTGATGACCAGAAACAGCATCTTGAGCTGACGAGAGATATTGCGGACCGTTTCAACCGGAAATATAATGATATCTTCACAATCCCTGAACCGCAAATCGCTAAAGTGGGGGCCCGCATCATGTCTCTGGTCAATCCGGAGAAAAAAATGAGCAAATCAGACGAGAATGTGAAAGCGACGATTTTCCTTCTTGATGATGAGAAGCAAATTGAGAAAAAAATTAAAAGTGCTGTAACGGACTCGGAAGGTGTCATCAAGTATGACAAAGAAAACAAACCGGGCGTTTCCAATCTGATGACAATCCTTTCGCTTTGCAGCGGCAAGTCACTTGAAGAAATCGAAACGCATTATGCAGAAAAAGGTTACGGGGAATTCAAAGCGGATGTTGCACGGGCTGTCATCGCCACATTGAAACCGATTCAGGAACGGTACTATGAAATTGTGGAATCCGCGGAACTGGACGAGATTCTCGACCGAGGTGCCGAAAAAGCGAATCGTATTGCAGGAAAGACGCTGCAAAAAGCAAAAAATGCAATGGGACTCGGCCGGAAACCAAAAAACAGGCGGTAA
- a CDS encoding YjbA family protein, which translates to MLYLHDVWVNWFEGEENGYNVCEFHEWRKDDGVELLDQVPLFKLEPQLFHYIENSLSELPDQLLDEIYQKSFVRKNHQRIQLDYCFVATDGQRILAVDTLGYRMPIRKSRLIPRQEQLVYEMIEDKETAAYRYDPQEPENKEHHILSPDPKLMTGLTRKERQLKQLLFMALDQLCSTTNIAELRYWYTEWNPAKYRETQGMRHREVWESLYSEVKNGWSEHHEHLCERMIKGQPFFEQLWELEMREKVN; encoded by the coding sequence ATGTTGTATCTGCATGATGTATGGGTGAATTGGTTCGAAGGCGAAGAAAATGGATACAATGTTTGTGAATTCCATGAATGGCGGAAAGATGACGGTGTGGAACTGCTTGATCAAGTTCCGTTATTCAAACTGGAACCACAGCTGTTCCACTATATTGAAAATTCCCTGTCCGAACTCCCTGACCAGCTTTTGGACGAAATTTACCAGAAGAGCTTTGTGCGAAAAAACCATCAGCGAATTCAGCTCGACTACTGCTTTGTTGCTACGGACGGTCAACGAATTTTGGCGGTTGATACACTCGGGTACAGGATGCCGATCAGGAAGAGCAGGCTTATCCCCCGCCAGGAACAGCTGGTATATGAAATGATTGAAGACAAAGAGACTGCGGCATATAGGTATGACCCACAGGAACCAGAAAACAAGGAACATCACATTCTGTCACCTGACCCTAAGTTGATGACAGGTCTTACAAGAAAGGAGCGTCAGCTGAAACAGTTGCTATTCATGGCTTTGGACCAGCTTTGTTCTACGACGAATATTGCCGAACTCCGTTACTGGTACACAGAATGGAACCCGGCCAAGTACAGGGAAACTCAGGGTATGAGACACAGGGAAGTTTGGGAGAGCCTTTACAGTGAGGTGAAGAACGGCTGGAGCGAACATCATGAACATCTGTGTGAGCGGATGATTAAAGGGCAGCCTTTTTTCGAACAGCTCTGGGAACTGGAAATGCGTGAAAAAGTGAATTGA
- a CDS encoding DUF2268 domain-containing protein: MPVIDTFSWLEQYAKSQQTSEKKSLFYEQEKVVCRPLKAYFPGASEYEIHNHLLSAGLSQPADSAAGFLSRAEKSGLHRKANRQFEELRQEWKGPDVPVFLLPSDLNNPQLVKAFNGKAGLAFADKLFLFVPPDLKEKELKALLTHEYHHVCRARKLNRPEKEMTLLDSIIMEGLAEKAAEMRTDAGSLAIWTSIYPLSKAKSLFTKYLSSRLQVTKYQPVHDKLLYGGGMLPKWLGYNCGWHIVDSWHEKQGSMDTESLISAPAEAVLADSAFSYRSTKE; encoded by the coding sequence ATGCCGGTCATTGATACATTTTCCTGGCTTGAACAATACGCCAAAAGCCAGCAGACATCTGAGAAAAAATCCCTTTTCTACGAACAGGAGAAGGTGGTTTGCCGGCCTTTGAAAGCTTATTTTCCGGGAGCCTCCGAATACGAAATCCATAATCACCTGCTCTCGGCAGGACTCAGTCAGCCTGCAGATTCCGCAGCCGGGTTTTTGTCCAGGGCAGAAAAAAGCGGACTGCATCGGAAAGCCAACCGCCAATTCGAAGAATTGCGGCAAGAATGGAAAGGACCGGACGTTCCGGTATTTTTACTTCCATCTGACCTGAACAATCCGCAGCTCGTGAAGGCATTTAACGGAAAAGCCGGCCTTGCCTTTGCTGACAAGCTGTTTTTATTTGTTCCGCCCGATCTGAAAGAAAAAGAATTGAAGGCTCTTCTTACCCATGAGTATCATCATGTGTGCCGTGCTCGAAAACTGAACCGTCCCGAAAAAGAGATGACCTTGCTCGATTCTATCATCATGGAAGGGCTCGCAGAAAAAGCGGCGGAAATGCGGACTGATGCCGGCAGCCTGGCTATATGGACTTCGATTTATCCGCTCAGCAAGGCCAAAAGCTTATTTACCAAGTATCTCTCTTCCAGGCTCCAGGTCACCAAGTACCAGCCGGTTCATGACAAACTCTTATACGGTGGAGGAATGCTCCCGAAATGGCTGGGATACAATTGCGGCTGGCATATCGTGGACAGCTGGCATGAAAAACAAGGCAGCATGGATACAGAATCGCTCATTTCGGCTCCAGCTGAAGCCGTGCTGGCTGACTCAGCATTCTCCTACCGCAGTACAAAGGAATAA